Sequence from the Rhizophagus irregularis chromosome 5, complete sequence genome:
ccGTATTTAGATCCTTATCCGctcgaaaaaaaaacacgTATATGAACCATCCGGATTATggatttaatcaaattttgacCGGATGATTAAATAGCACATATCATTGtcgtatttattaaatttcattcaGCCAATCCTATTCACCATCATATTCACCATCATCATACAGTATTCACCGGATTGAACGGATTGGGTTTCAGATGACCGGGATCACACCTTTACTCATAATAATACTACTGTATTAACAGTTAATGTCAAATCTTTATCATTCAGAGTTAGACgtgtataataattatagtgaatttttgtaaaatattaagatcGGAATCTATAATCTATACTATCCATTGTTTATTTCATGCAGACGAAAATTTCGGGAGAACCAAAACTTGTACTAttcacaatatttattttaggaGACATAAAGTATATActgaatattatatttacattttatataaataataagttaatcTTTAACAATATGATGATATTCTTTCATCGGCAAATTCGTATTGCTCATACCTTAAATGCAAACCCTTAGTGTAACTTGTAATTTACTTTGTAGTACGTGTAAAATGTAGATTTgatccattttatttataatgaaacatttttttttactaatcgacaaaattttttcttcctttttttcgtaaatcttaatttaaattttttttcttcatttataaaaatgagtTCAAAGACTGATAATGttaatttagataaatatgATGAAGAACAAGTTAAGTTGATGCAAGAAATGTGTATTGTAGTTAacgaaaaagatgaaaaaattggGGCggataccaaaaaaaattgtatgttatttttttttttttataaaaatttaagagtTTTGATAACGGGTTAAATAACCTGGGTTAAATCACCCCctaaaaagatatattttatatcaatatttttttttttaaaaaaaaaagattatttgtgttattattcatttcaCTTGATATTATAGAGTATAATAAccaatttttcttatatttttgaCAATGTCtctcatttttattgtaattcatagtttacaatttttttttttgaaatttaggcaaaattataataattatataaaatttactagtgGGTTAAATCACCCTGggttaaaattagtattatacaaaattcaaaaccttttaattctttataatttaaaaaaaaattaatccaattttttttttatcttctaaGGTCATTTaatggaaaatattaataaaggacTTTTACACAGAGCATTTTcagtatttctttttaattcagaaaataaattattattacaacaacgtgcaaatgaaaaaattacatttccTGATCTTTGGACAAATACTTGTTGTTCTCATCCATTAAATACACCTTTAGAATTAGAGGAAGAAGCTCAAATTGGTGAGATGATTGATgaaattatatctaaaattttttaaatttttattttgttttaataagctttcttttctttttttttgttaatataggAGCACGTCGAGCGGCTCAACGAAAATTAGAGCACGAATTGGGTATTAAACCGGAAAAAGTTCCTCTTGATGATTTTGTATTCTTGACTAGAATTCATTATTTAGCTCCCTCAGATGGACTTTGGGGCGAACACGAAGgtaataagattattaatttatataataaatataacaatataacaGCTCGAAACTAATAtttcttcataatttttatttttagtcgattatattctttttattcgaGGGGATTTTACTTTTGATGACATTGTAGTGAATAAAAATGAAGTGAAAGCTGCTGAATTTTTATCTTTGGATGAATTACGCAAAAAATTCAACAATCCTGGCGGTAAGTTATTGTAGACGCTTAAtgtttataatgataaatacattaataatattttttttttttttcaaagattgGAAATATACTCCATGGTTTAAACTTATTTgcgaaaattttttgtttaaatggTGGGAAAATTTGGATGATTTAGAATCAAGTAAAGATGTTTTGACGATTCATAAATTAGGTTTTTGATTAAgatcttaattattttaaaatttaaactaaataaattattttttgatgttattttaaattttgttcgTTTAGATAGATAGTtacatgataattaaaaaaatttaaatatcgtAAACCTTCTTTTTATTCATCTTAAGAATGTTTTAAATTGCAACCACCTCGATATCTAAAAGTCTCGCCACATTGTTTGCTAATACTACCGAGCCAACCATGTGGCAACagtttattaatagtattaattttagaaagtATGTTAATGATAGTTTCAAACCACTAAACAACTTTTCCTTAATAAAGGAAGTCAAttctaaattttgttaatgtattaatgaatgaaattattcctaattttgtataatgaattttgtcggattaaataatatgcaaAATGAAAGTATTTCATGGTAATGTACAACGTGCAATAATAGTACTTCTCTTATCAAATTATTGTCtttgatcaaaattattagttaataaaaaaagtcaaattgACCTATTCTAAATATTCTAATGATTAAACAAATTCACAAATGTTCGATCACTTTTTTCACAATCGCttgtgatattttaatatgatgACTAAAATAGTATGATATATTTAAACTTATAGTCTTAATAGTTAATTGATGCtgatacaatttatttaaaaattattttggaacaCTTCCTTCAGGCTCAATAAATCCTTTTCGAGATGCATCTTCTAGAAATGTTTTTAGCCGTGACATTGCAGCAGGAGAAGAAGTTAGGAGTGCTTTTATTTCTGGAGGAGGCTGGTGAACATAAGCTTTAAAAATGACATAAAGTATTTTTGTAGCTTGTCCTTTATATACTTGTACCACTTGCGCACCAGCAACCTACGAAGGTAACTTTCttagaaaataaaacaaaacaaaaaaacatgACAAATGCAATATTCCTTACCTTGAGGAAAGTATATAAAAGGAATGGAGTGATTTTTTGAGGTGGTAAATTCAACAATCGCGCCAACCAAATCCATGCATGATCCATTGAATATGGATTAATTCGATCTAAAGGTGATTAAATTTAAGTAAAcaagtaaaaatgaatttaattttaacatacTTACTGGGAATCAATGGAACAGTTTGCATTATAGCGCAATACAAAGCTAGAATTGCACACATCCTTTTGAAATATGCgtcttcttcttcattttgTTTGTAGCCCATTTTTTTCCTAagatcattaatattttgattctaaaattcaaagaagataacgttaaaataaattaattataattgtgataatttaacttataataaaaattaaacccTACCGAAAGTCTGGCATAATATCTTGGTAATACGTATGGACATTTTTTGACAAACCGAGCCATCAtgaatttttccataaaatcgGAATGCTCTGTTGAAACTAGAACAGATACATGAGCAAATGGAAAAGCTGCGGCTTCATTGGATAATACATCAACTTCAGCATGTTTCTAAGTTTATAATATAGATTAATTGAAACAAACAAACAACAAATAATTGagtgaaaaatcaaaatctacaaaataagAAACAAACCACAATGCCTTTTGCCGTATAATTAAggagaaaataataaagtctCTGATTATTTTGAGCGGTTTTAAACATTCTATCTAACCGAGAAGCCTTTTGATAgcatatatacagtattttagtatatagaaaatgaataacgaaaaaaaaatttcaataataacgaATTTTATACATACGATATCAATTATTTTCGTCCTATCATTAGTAAGGGTATTTAATGCTAAGGTTATATTTTTCCTCGAGTCTAAAGAAGCTTGCTTTAATTGAGGATCCTTTGCAATATTGTCATTAATAAGTTTTAGGTATTGTCGGTATCTTTCTTCTTCCTTCAAGGCTTCATCTGATGCAAGTTTATTCAGGGCTTTTTTCTCAGCCTCTATTTTTTCGTTTTCCTTAGCTACTTTTTTTCTTCGGCTGCTTTTATCGCCTcctcttcctttttttttctgcagCGGCTGCTTCTTTTTGAGCCTTAATAGCTGCTAAAGCTTGTCTTTTCTTTTCATCCTCCGCTAATTGACGATTTATTTCTTCTTGTTTTTTTGCTTGTAATCTACGATcgtaattctaaaataaaatgagtaattattattgaagaagatatataagttattacattatgaaatcagatcaaattattttctcaCTAAATCCCGTACAATTGTAATGATTTTGAATAATTGGACAGACCTCTGCCTCTTGACTCCATTTTGCTTGTTCAActtgaaaatctttttgtCTTCTAAGTCTCTCTTTCTCACTAAAACaatatagaattaaaaataagaatggtttattataaaaacatcGGCGAACTTACTATTGCAggtttattttttcacaaaatttttgccattgtttatatttttcttccCGCATTCGTTCTGCTTCTTCATAtctttttttcacttcttctctagctaataaaatatcatgttCGTGCTCTCTTTCTCTCTGTTCTAAAGTTTGCTATAAAGGagaaaagttttaatattcAACAATAATAacgaatttaaatttaacaaactTCACAAACCTGTATTAGTTCGTTCCTCCACTTTATTTTCTCACTTTCGAACCTATCACTTTCACATGCAACAAAATCCAACTCTTCTTGTGTTACTGGCTTCTGCATTCTATATAAACAAGAGATACAAACAGGGAGAAATTAATGTAAGGAAAACGTCtgaatattgaataaattttgtcacatgataaataatatttgtttaacgtctttaatttttgtacaacTCATTGAAACCATTGGTCTAATGCAGATCAACTagacaatatataaatttacccaaaaataatcattatttccTTATAACGTAACTTCGCATAACCTATAAGCTGCTTTATTTACCTTAAATAGaggttatttataaataatgtttcCTGCATCATTTTCCGTATTTTTCTCAATTtctctctcttttttattctgaAAATGGCCAGTCTATCATTATATGATAGATTAAGAcaaaatgatgattttgaaTTACCAGAATTAAGACCAAGATCACCAAGATCACCAAAAAATGAAGAAGACAACcctatttatagtttaaaaagCAGAAATAGCACTGGTGATACAGAAGAATTTGACGATGACACATATCTTTTGCCATCTAATAGATCAAATATAGATGTAAACTCTCCAGTACCGATGGTCGCTGCGgtaattgattaaattgaCTCACTAATGAATTACTCTTTTATTCGAGTGTAAATAGTGtaaataacaattaaatattataataggcAGTTAGTATTAAGGATGATCCGTCTCTACCATGTATAACGTTTCGTTTCTGGGTTCTAAGTTTTGTAAGTGATAGTTTTAATGGCTTACAATTATAATAACCTgtctaattttttatgaaaaatatctttttcagATATTTACGGCACTTGGAGCTGCtgtatcagaattttattattttagatcaAACGGTGGTGGAtattcgattttttttgtattacttGTTTCTTTTGTTATTGGTAAATGGATGGCTCGTGTACTTCCTAcagatgaatttaaaattggGAATTGGAGATTTACATTAAATCCAGGTAACGTATTGATAggtattgatttaatttatgcCGCCTGAAATTTAatttgggttttttttttacttaggtccatttaatataaaagagcATGTGCTTATAGCTGTTGCAGCAGGAGCTGGAGGTGGTTCGGCTTATGGCACTGTtagtaaatcaaattttttttgcgatctttataaataataaaaatgttaacaatttatcattgtttatttattaaaaggatATTATAGCCATACAAGAGCTTTTCTATAATCAACATTCTGGATTCTTCATAGGAATTCTGCTTTTATTGAGCACACAAATGATCGGATACGGGCTATCTggatttttaagaaaatgtaaataaaaaaatatgttgtCAATGAATTACATAATACCTTAATtctaaccttttttttttattttaatagatcttGTACGGCCAGCGAATATGTTGgtatgataatattgatatttatacgAATAATTGACTGATTgataattttctaattgttTTTCGTTATTAAAAGTGGCcatcaaatttagtattttcgAGCCTTTTCTCAACACTTCACGGAAATGCTGCAGATACACGTGATAAGCTTAGACTTTTCTCGATTGCCTTCATCTTCATGtttttttggcaatttttcCCTCAGTACATATTTACTATGCTGACGAGCATATCAATATTATGTTTGATAAAACCTTTTAATGCGGATATTATTCGCTTTGGTAGCGGATATCACGGATTGGgtatattgaatttttccTTAGATTGGAATGCAATTGGACAACCAGGTCCACTTTACACCCCatggtaaagaattttttttattttactggattaatatattcaattaataacattgttataataaattaataggtGGGCACAAGTTAATTGGTATGCTGGTGTAATTATTGGATCATGGATTATTGCGccaattttgtattataataatgtttggTAAGAATTCGTTTATTAGTTccaaaattgttatttaataagaaactataatatatatatttattttattattttattatttaggatGGCAAAATCTTTTCCATTTTTGGCGACTTATTCTCTGCATAGAGATGGAGAAAGGTGAATTGAGACGACTTATTGAAAgttttattaacatataaagaaaaaagacatttatctaattttttttttatgtaaattcaAATTAGATATAATCAAACTAAAATCATTGACATGAATACGGGAATGTTAAATGAGACGGCATATAATGAATATGGACCCGTTTATTTAAGCGTTACATTTGCAGCCggatatttttattcttttatttctttcacgGCAGCCATTACTCATGTTGCTTTATTTTATGGGAGTGAG
This genomic interval carries:
- a CDS encoding isopentenyl-diphosphate delta-isomerase idi1, with amino-acid sequence MSSKTDNVNLDKYDEEQVKLMQEMCIVVNEKDEKIGADTKKNCHLMENINKGLLHRAFSVFLFNSENKLLLQQRANEKITFPDLWTNTCCSHPLNTPLELEEEAQIGARRAAQRKLEHELGIKPEKVPLDDFVFLTRIHYLAPSDGLWGEHEVDYILFIRGDFTFDDIVVNKNEVKAAEFLSLDELRKKFNNPGDWKYTPWFKLICENFLFKWWENLDDLESSKDVLTIHKLGF